In the genome of Hyphomonas sp. Mor2, one region contains:
- a CDS encoding site-specific DNA-methyltransferase: protein MELNENTIIEGECVDVLSRLPDNSVDLIFADPPYNLQLGGGLTRPDQSVVDGVTDAWDQFDSFDAYDLFTHQWLSECRRVLKDDGAIWVIGSYHNIFRVGTVLQDAGFWIQNDVIWRKSNPMPNFKGTRFQNAHETMIWAGKSEKSKVTFNYDALKTFNEDKQMRSDWLIPICAGGERLKGDDGKKAHPTQKPEALLQRIILATSRPGDVVLDPFSGTGTTAAVAKKLGRAFVGIEQDPAYVRLSRARLKAITPIEGEMLEVQKGKKALPRVPFGALVENGWLKPGDRLWSPKKRFNARIRVDGSLTTGDSSGSIHRVGAFVQQAPACNGWTYWHYEEPKNGELAPIDLLRRRYRHEMGLMN, encoded by the coding sequence ATGGAGCTCAACGAAAATACAATCATTGAAGGTGAGTGCGTCGACGTCCTGTCGCGCCTGCCGGACAATTCGGTCGACCTGATATTTGCCGATCCTCCTTACAATCTGCAACTGGGGGGCGGGCTGACCCGTCCGGACCAGTCGGTTGTCGACGGGGTGACCGATGCCTGGGATCAGTTTGACAGCTTCGATGCCTATGACCTGTTCACCCACCAGTGGCTCAGCGAGTGTCGCCGGGTCCTCAAGGATGACGGCGCGATCTGGGTGATCGGTTCCTATCATAATATATTCCGGGTCGGAACGGTGCTGCAGGATGCCGGGTTCTGGATTCAGAATGATGTGATCTGGCGCAAATCCAATCCGATGCCGAACTTCAAGGGCACCCGCTTCCAGAATGCACACGAAACGATGATCTGGGCCGGAAAATCCGAAAAATCCAAGGTCACTTTCAATTATGATGCGCTGAAAACCTTCAATGAAGACAAGCAGATGCGCTCTGACTGGCTGATCCCGATCTGCGCCGGTGGGGAGCGGCTGAAAGGGGATGACGGCAAGAAGGCGCATCCCACGCAAAAGCCCGAAGCGTTGCTGCAGCGGATTATCCTCGCGACGTCGAGACCAGGCGATGTCGTGCTCGATCCATTCTCCGGCACCGGCACCACAGCGGCGGTGGCCAAGAAGCTTGGCCGCGCCTTTGTCGGGATCGAACAGGATCCGGCCTATGTGCGCCTGTCACGCGCCCGCCTGAAGGCGATCACACCGATTGAGGGCGAGATGCTGGAAGTTCAGAAGGGCAAGAAGGCGCTGCCGCGCGTGCCGTTTGGCGCCTTGGTCGAGAATGGCTGGCTGAAACCCGGCGATCGCCTTTGGTCTCCGAAGAAGCGATTCAATGCCCGCATTCGCGTGGATGGAAGCCTGACCACGGGCGACTCTTCCGGGTCGATCCACCGTGTCGGAGCCTTTGTGCAACAGGCCCCGGCCTGCAATGGCTGGACCTACTGGCATTATGAAGAGCCCAAGAATGGTGAGCTTGCCCCGATCGATCTTCTCCGTCGGCGCTACCGGCACGAAATGGGGCTGATGAACTAG
- a CDS encoding GNAT family N-acetyltransferase encodes MFDFQPRLSGDLISLVPATEADFEPLFAVAADPEIWAQHTARDRWQREVFRANFEGALADQGGLVAREIASGDVVGFSRFSQMFVGQDDMEIGWTFLARRLWGGEYNRDMKRSMLAHVLADFPRALFRIAEDNPRSRRAMEKIGGVLTDMQSMLEYGGVSHLYLTYEITRETFASWEA; translated from the coding sequence GTGTTTGATTTTCAGCCGCGCCTGTCCGGCGATCTCATCTCGCTTGTTCCGGCCACCGAAGCCGATTTCGAACCTCTTTTTGCGGTCGCTGCAGATCCTGAAATCTGGGCGCAGCATACCGCGAGAGATCGTTGGCAACGCGAGGTGTTTCGAGCCAATTTTGAGGGTGCACTGGCGGACCAGGGCGGTCTGGTCGCGCGCGAAATAGCAAGCGGTGACGTCGTCGGCTTCTCTCGTTTTTCCCAAATGTTCGTCGGCCAGGACGATATGGAGATTGGCTGGACGTTTCTGGCGCGTCGACTTTGGGGCGGCGAATACAATCGGGACATGAAGCGCAGCATGCTTGCGCATGTTCTGGCCGATTTTCCGCGCGCACTGTTCCGCATCGCCGAGGATAACCCTCGCTCCCGGCGCGCAATGGAGAAGATTGGCGGCGTCCTCACGGATATGCAGAGCATGCTGGAATATGGCGGTGTCAGCCATCTCTATCTGACCTATGAAATCACGCGTGAGACGTTTGCCTCCTGGGAGGCGTAA
- the phaC gene encoding class I poly(R)-hydroxyalkanoic acid synthase: protein MTKGRNFDNFGASTLPDAFSDMNSETLKVMAGNLMQALQEAQGLLTDSLNGTNFQPPAPGQADPFGGLEAQAKIGAALLRNPEKSGHAMMTLFQGWMNLFQSMANGTPLPRDRRFADPEWEANPAFNFMRRAWMLNAEWLQGLVDSVADELDDTTQLKARYYLSQFVDAMSPTNMLATNPAALRAMIETNGQSVLEGLRNARGDLQRGDGRLAITQTDEEAFEIGKNVATAKGKVVFRNKLIEIIHYNPTRKKMHKTPMLIFPPWINKFYILDLQPENSMIRWLLSKGVNTFVVSWRSADDETKDYSWDDYIEQGIQTAVDVVTSEAGVKKVNTVGYCIGGTLLSSALAHMAQTGDKRIKSATYFASQSDFDLAGELKIFTEDNSLAQIDSVIDEHDGIMPGELMGETFNWLRPADLVWRYVVDNYMMGKQPRPFDLLYWNADQTNIPGPTHRKYLKSFYNKNQLSRGKFKVFGDPVSMSDIKIPIFVQAGRSDHICPWHSIYKGAQNFGGPVRFTLAGSGHIAGVINHPDAQKYQHWVNEGLPDNPGQWLAGSEELPGSWWPSWWEWLKPLSGKKVEAVKPKNHKLGSAPGQYAALKLADIAAGKKPEGPYSDGTSPTPGKPMKKKKAKPSVRMPAGWQPRA, encoded by the coding sequence ATGACCAAAGGTAGAAACTTTGATAATTTTGGGGCGAGCACGCTCCCGGATGCATTTTCCGATATGAATTCGGAGACCCTCAAGGTCATGGCAGGCAATTTGATGCAGGCCTTGCAAGAGGCACAGGGCCTGCTCACAGATTCCCTCAACGGAACCAATTTTCAGCCGCCCGCACCGGGTCAGGCCGATCCGTTTGGTGGATTGGAGGCGCAAGCCAAGATTGGTGCCGCCCTTCTTCGCAATCCTGAGAAATCCGGTCACGCCATGATGACCCTGTTTCAGGGCTGGATGAATCTGTTTCAATCCATGGCCAATGGCACACCGCTGCCCCGGGATCGCCGGTTCGCAGATCCGGAATGGGAGGCTAACCCGGCCTTCAATTTCATGCGCCGGGCCTGGATGCTGAACGCCGAGTGGCTGCAAGGCCTGGTGGATTCGGTCGCGGACGAACTCGACGACACGACCCAGCTGAAAGCCCGCTATTATCTCAGCCAATTCGTCGATGCGATGTCGCCGACCAACATGCTCGCGACCAATCCAGCGGCCCTGCGCGCGATGATTGAGACCAATGGGCAAAGCGTGCTGGAAGGCCTGCGCAACGCACGCGGCGACCTTCAGCGCGGTGACGGACGCCTCGCCATCACGCAGACCGATGAAGAGGCCTTTGAGATCGGCAAGAATGTCGCCACGGCCAAAGGGAAAGTGGTCTTCCGCAACAAGCTGATCGAGATCATCCATTACAATCCGACCCGGAAGAAGATGCACAAAACGCCGATGCTGATCTTCCCGCCCTGGATCAACAAGTTCTACATTCTCGATCTGCAGCCGGAAAACTCGATGATCCGCTGGCTCTTGTCCAAGGGCGTCAATACGTTCGTGGTGTCCTGGCGTTCGGCAGATGACGAGACGAAGGACTATTCCTGGGATGACTATATCGAGCAGGGCATTCAAACTGCGGTCGATGTCGTGACAAGCGAAGCCGGCGTGAAGAAAGTGAACACGGTCGGCTATTGTATCGGCGGCACTTTGCTCTCGAGCGCGCTTGCTCATATGGCGCAGACAGGCGACAAACGGATCAAGTCAGCAACCTATTTCGCTTCGCAATCGGATTTCGACCTCGCGGGTGAGCTGAAAATTTTCACGGAAGACAATTCCCTGGCCCAGATCGACTCGGTCATCGACGAGCATGATGGCATCATGCCGGGCGAACTGATGGGCGAGACTTTCAACTGGCTGCGTCCAGCCGATCTGGTCTGGCGGTATGTCGTCGACAATTACATGATGGGCAAGCAGCCTCGCCCCTTTGACCTGCTCTACTGGAATGCAGACCAAACGAACATTCCTGGTCCGACGCATCGAAAGTACCTCAAGAGCTTCTACAACAAGAACCAGCTTTCTCGCGGCAAGTTCAAGGTGTTCGGCGATCCGGTATCGATGTCTGACATCAAGATCCCGATTTTCGTCCAGGCCGGACGTTCGGATCATATCTGTCCGTGGCACTCGATCTATAAAGGCGCGCAGAACTTCGGCGGACCGGTCCGTTTCACGCTCGCAGGCTCAGGCCACATAGCCGGCGTCATCAATCATCCCGATGCGCAAAAGTATCAGCACTGGGTCAATGAAGGTCTGCCGGATAATCCCGGGCAATGGCTTGCTGGCTCAGAAGAATTACCGGGCTCCTGGTGGCCAAGTTGGTGGGAATGGCTGAAGCCTCTGTCCGGCAAGAAGGTCGAGGCGGTGAAACCAAAGAATCACAAGCTAGGGTCTGCGCCAGGGCAGTACGCGGCTTTGAAGCTCGCCGATATTGCTGCCGGGAAGAAGCCGGAAGGCCCGTATTCAGACGGCACCTCGCCAACGCCGGGCAAGCCGATGAAGAAAAAGAAAGCCAAGCCGAGCGTCCGCATGCCTGCGGGCTGGCAGCCCAGAGCCTAA
- a CDS encoding LL-diaminopimelate aminotransferase, with protein MRGEFHKIRRLPPYVFEQVNRRKAELRANGADIIDLGMGNPDMPAPPHVIAKLAETAAKPNVHGYSASRGIPGLRRALVEYYERRFGVKLNKDREVVVTLGSKEGFANLAQAITAPGDVILAPDPSYPLHHFGFIMAGASIRAIPAPTPEAYLSGISKAIRYSVPPPTAMVLCYPSNPTADVCDLDFYKDAVALAKKHDLYILSDLAYNEIYFDEPTPSILQVDGAKDIAVETTTMSKTYSMAGWRIGFAAGNERLIGALARVKSYLDYGAFTPIQVAACAALDGPQDCVDEYRATYKSRRDVLIESFGRAGWEIPSPAASMFAWAEIPPQCGDMRSLEFALKLMNEAEVAVAPGAGFGEHGDRHVRIALVENEQRIRQAARNVKRFLAKMGADGQSEALQRTGS; from the coding sequence ATGCGCGGAGAATTTCACAAGATCAGGCGCTTGCCGCCTTACGTTTTCGAACAAGTCAATCGCCGCAAGGCGGAGCTGCGCGCGAATGGCGCGGATATTATCGACCTCGGGATGGGCAATCCGGACATGCCGGCCCCGCCGCATGTCATCGCCAAGCTCGCAGAAACAGCGGCCAAACCGAACGTTCACGGCTATTCCGCCTCGCGCGGTATCCCCGGTCTGCGCCGGGCGCTGGTTGAATATTATGAACGACGGTTCGGCGTTAAACTGAACAAGGATCGCGAGGTCGTGGTCACGCTCGGGTCGAAGGAAGGGTTCGCCAATCTGGCGCAGGCCATCACGGCTCCTGGCGACGTTATTCTGGCACCAGACCCGTCTTATCCCTTGCACCATTTTGGGTTCATCATGGCGGGCGCATCGATCCGCGCGATCCCGGCACCGACCCCGGAAGCTTATCTCTCCGGTATCAGCAAGGCGATCCGCTATTCTGTGCCGCCGCCGACCGCTATGGTCCTCTGCTATCCGTCAAACCCAACGGCAGATGTCTGCGATCTCGACTTCTACAAGGACGCCGTGGCGCTCGCCAAGAAGCACGATCTCTATATCCTGTCGGATCTTGCCTATAACGAGATCTATTTCGACGAACCGACACCCTCCATCCTGCAGGTGGACGGGGCCAAGGATATTGCCGTTGAAACGACGACCATGTCGAAGACCTATTCCATGGCCGGTTGGCGGATCGGATTTGCGGCAGGAAATGAGCGGCTGATTGGCGCCTTGGCCAGGGTGAAATCCTATCTCGACTACGGGGCCTTCACGCCAATCCAGGTGGCGGCCTGCGCTGCACTGGATGGGCCGCAGGATTGTGTCGATGAGTATCGGGCCACATACAAATCGCGCCGGGATGTCCTGATTGAGAGTTTCGGCCGCGCCGGGTGGGAGATTCCCAGCCCCGCGGCGTCCATGTTCGCATGGGCAGAGATTCCGCCGCAATGCGGGGACATGCGCAGCCTCGAATTCGCGCTCAAACTGATGAACGAGGCCGAGGTTGCTGTCGCGCCGGGCGCCGGGTTTGGCGAGCATGGTGACCGACATGTACGCATCGCCCTGGTAGAAAACGAGCAGCGGATCAGACAAGCGGCTCGAAATGTGAAGCGGTTCCTTGCCAAAATGGGTGCTGACGGGCAAAGCGAGGCCCTGCAAAGGACAGGATCGTGA
- a CDS encoding homoserine dehydrogenase, with the protein MKTVKLGIAGLGHVGCGLIELVERQTQLRLPGKVEIVGVSARSKSRNRPVDISGYRWFDDAAELAKDPDVDVFVELMGGSDGPAKVAVEDGLKAGKHVVTANKALIAMHGQSLEALAQANDVDLMFEAAVAGGVPVVRVLRDSLTGVSIQRVSGILNGTCNYLTTQMLETGRSYEEVLEEAQRLGYAEADPTLDVSGMDAAHKAAILASIAFTADLDFSKVSVKGVDTVELMDLTLADRLGLRIKLIAEGIATDEGVVCRVAPLAMPIEHPLARVNGALNTVRVEGDPLGAVTLTGPGAGPGPTASAVMGDIAKLFSPTARSPFGRAAHHQTRKFVAAESQERSAFFLRVRLADRSGALASLTEALASHGVSVDKLLQESADDSDVSPVAIVTHVCSRGDIDAASARVSDLEASVGAPQVIPIDAAM; encoded by the coding sequence GTGAAAACAGTCAAATTGGGAATTGCAGGCCTCGGCCATGTTGGCTGCGGACTGATAGAGCTGGTCGAGCGTCAGACTCAATTACGCCTGCCGGGCAAGGTTGAAATTGTCGGTGTGTCCGCGCGCAGCAAAAGTCGCAATCGACCGGTAGATATCTCCGGGTATCGCTGGTTCGATGATGCGGCTGAGCTGGCCAAGGATCCGGATGTAGATGTCTTTGTCGAGTTGATGGGCGGCTCGGACGGCCCCGCGAAAGTCGCGGTCGAAGACGGATTGAAGGCGGGCAAGCATGTGGTGACCGCCAACAAGGCTTTGATCGCCATGCACGGCCAGTCATTGGAGGCCCTCGCACAGGCCAATGATGTCGATCTGATGTTTGAGGCGGCGGTGGCAGGCGGTGTACCGGTCGTTCGAGTGCTGCGCGACTCGCTGACCGGCGTGTCGATCCAGCGCGTGTCGGGTATCCTCAACGGGACCTGCAACTACCTCACGACCCAGATGCTTGAGACCGGTCGGTCCTATGAAGAAGTCCTCGAGGAAGCGCAGCGCCTTGGCTATGCCGAAGCCGATCCGACCCTCGATGTGTCCGGCATGGACGCCGCCCACAAGGCCGCGATCCTGGCCTCGATCGCTTTTACAGCAGACCTGGATTTCTCCAAGGTTTCAGTGAAGGGCGTCGATACCGTCGAGCTCATGGATCTGACCCTCGCGGATCGATTGGGGCTTCGCATCAAGCTGATTGCCGAAGGTATCGCCACGGACGAGGGCGTCGTTTGCCGCGTTGCACCGCTCGCTATGCCGATCGAGCATCCTCTGGCGCGCGTGAACGGTGCGCTAAACACAGTCCGGGTGGAAGGTGACCCCCTCGGCGCGGTCACGCTGACAGGACCTGGTGCTGGCCCGGGCCCCACCGCCAGCGCTGTTATGGGCGACATCGCCAAGCTCTTTTCTCCTACCGCGCGCAGCCCATTTGGCCGCGCTGCACATCACCAGACACGCAAGTTTGTTGCGGCGGAGTCGCAGGAGCGATCGGCATTTTTCTTGCGTGTCAGATTGGCCGACCGATCCGGTGCGCTGGCAAGCCTGACGGAGGCGCTCGCGAGCCATGGCGTGTCGGTGGACAAGTTGCTGCAGGAGTCAGCTGATGACAGCGATGTCTCACCTGTTGCTATTGTGACGCATGTGTGTTCTCGCGGGGACATTGATGCCGCCAGCGCAAGAGTGTCCGATTTGGAGGCCAGTGTCGGCGCGCCGCAGGTGATACCTATCGATGCGGCCATGTAA
- the glpX gene encoding class II fructose-bisphosphatase, translated as MSDSVLIPHLADAMVRVTEKAAIAAEKLAGRGDEKAADAAAVDAMRTAFNAVDFKGRVVIGEGERDEAPMLYIGEEVGTGNGPEIDIALDPLEGTTLTAKAMANALAVLAIAPRGGLLFAPDTYMQKIAIGPGYEEGVIDLDATPADNIKSLAKAKGVDVSAMTACVLDRPRHAEIIDSLREAGARIHLISDGDVAGVINTTNPSTGIDMYVGSGGAPEGVLAAAALKCVGGQMQGRLIFRNDDERRRADRTGITDYDKKYDLHELASGETVFCATGVTKGGLVDGVVRANGHIETDTLVMSSADGMVRKIKSWHRI; from the coding sequence ATGAGTGACAGTGTTTTGATTCCGCATCTGGCGGACGCCATGGTACGCGTGACCGAGAAGGCCGCTATCGCGGCTGAAAAACTGGCCGGTCGTGGTGATGAAAAAGCGGCCGATGCTGCTGCAGTCGATGCCATGCGGACGGCCTTCAATGCGGTAGATTTCAAAGGCCGAGTTGTGATTGGCGAAGGCGAACGCGACGAAGCGCCTATGCTCTATATCGGAGAGGAAGTCGGCACCGGAAATGGTCCGGAAATCGACATTGCGCTCGACCCTCTGGAAGGCACGACCCTGACGGCAAAAGCCATGGCGAATGCGCTTGCGGTTCTGGCGATTGCGCCACGCGGCGGGCTTCTTTTTGCGCCGGACACCTACATGCAGAAAATCGCGATTGGGCCTGGCTACGAAGAGGGTGTGATCGACCTGGATGCGACGCCAGCAGACAATATCAAGTCTCTCGCGAAGGCCAAAGGCGTCGACGTGTCGGCGATGACCGCGTGTGTGCTGGATCGCCCGCGTCACGCCGAGATCATAGACAGCCTGCGCGAAGCAGGCGCTCGCATTCATCTCATTTCAGACGGGGATGTGGCCGGCGTGATCAACACCACAAATCCGAGCACTGGGATCGACATGTATGTCGGCTCAGGCGGTGCCCCAGAGGGCGTGCTGGCAGCGGCGGCGCTGAAATGTGTCGGTGGGCAGATGCAGGGGCGTCTGATCTTCCGCAATGATGATGAGCGTCGCCGGGCCGACCGCACAGGCATCACGGATTATGACAAGAAGTATGATCTGCACGAACTTGCTTCTGGCGAAACCGTATTCTGCGCGACGGGCGTGACCAAAGGTGGTCTGGTCGATGGCGTGGTTCGCGCCAATGGCCATATCGAGACGGATACGCTGGTCATGAGCAGTGCGGACGGCATGGTCCGCAAGATCAAGAGCTGGCATCGGATTTAG
- a CDS encoding AraC family transcriptional regulator: protein MQLTTYPTGRNHCALHAVHDVCDAEGYRERTSFLLECTPLLTSRNVGTFQANAWYSDKAIFLHNETDAFALKHTHRHVSESAHLILLRRMVSGHLWGRIGDISTTFAPGPIHVQDQEMQYEGIQDRTVFQSAFIFKSALGYHPSKHLRNGQINPSSVVGRCLMRAWDDLFTQLWANDSFIDAELLDRFLACAKVALGAPSEREDIRIHARNALFEVICGFIEQNLSDPELTVSRLLREFGVSRASLFRMFDEAGGVRSYIRRRRATRALLDVSVQPYRRGIINAVAEEWGFSSAPNFNRIIRDLYGYSPGAMFERSQRTVSELRPSILGGIVEQYAT from the coding sequence ATGCAACTGACGACATACCCCACAGGCCGCAACCATTGTGCCTTGCATGCCGTGCACGACGTCTGCGACGCCGAAGGTTACCGGGAACGGACTTCGTTTCTCCTGGAATGCACGCCTCTGCTCACGTCCCGAAACGTAGGAACATTTCAGGCCAATGCCTGGTACTCAGACAAGGCAATATTTTTGCATAACGAAACAGACGCATTTGCATTGAAACACACGCATCGTCATGTCAGTGAATCCGCCCACCTGATCCTTTTGCGTCGTATGGTGTCAGGTCATCTCTGGGGGCGAATTGGCGATATCAGCACGACTTTTGCGCCTGGGCCGATACACGTTCAGGATCAGGAAATGCAATATGAGGGCATTCAAGACCGGACTGTTTTTCAATCAGCCTTCATCTTCAAATCCGCCTTGGGATACCATCCATCCAAACATTTGCGGAACGGCCAGATCAATCCCAGTTCGGTGGTTGGTCGATGCTTGATGAGGGCTTGGGATGATCTTTTTACTCAGCTGTGGGCCAACGATTCCTTCATTGACGCAGAATTGCTGGATCGGTTTCTGGCATGCGCCAAGGTCGCGCTAGGCGCTCCGTCAGAACGAGAAGATATTCGGATACATGCCCGAAACGCTTTGTTTGAAGTGATCTGTGGTTTCATCGAACAGAATCTCTCAGATCCCGAGCTGACCGTTTCGCGACTTCTGCGCGAGTTCGGTGTCTCACGCGCGAGCTTGTTTCGAATGTTTGATGAGGCTGGCGGTGTAAGGAGTTATATCCGCCGACGCCGCGCCACCCGGGCTCTGCTGGACGTTTCCGTTCAGCCCTATCGACGCGGAATCATAAATGCCGTTGCGGAAGAATGGGGATTCTCCAGCGCACCAAATTTCAATCGCATCATCAGGGATCTTTATGGATATAGCCCAGGCGCGATGTTTGAACGATCACAGCGAACCGTCTCTGAATTGCGACCATCAATACTCGGTGGAATTGTCGAGCAATACGCGACCTAA
- the recJ gene encoding single-stranded-DNA-specific exonuclease RecJ, giving the protein MTATAFSVPDSYGARYWTLSAPDEVRVRALTPQLNGNDLLARLLAPREVDPEAVDLFLNPTLRALFPDPDSFQDMVKAAALTLDAITAGKRVTVFADYDVDGGTSSAILARYFRAWGQEIGLYVPDRLTEGYGPSPAAFRHLKEQGADLVITVDCGAAATDALAEAVAIDLPVIVIDHHLMGAQPPECAALVNPNRADDTSGQGHLAAAGVVYVFAAALNKLARERGIAPPGGLPDILNWLDLCALGTLCDMSPLRGANRAFVKQGLKILARGQNPGLRALADIAGIGQIESVYHATFVLGPRLNAGGRVGDPWLAAKLLATDDRAEAIALAERLHAHNDERKAVESAILEQASVEAQKQIDANPDTGILIAAGEGWHPGVIGIVAGRLKDRFHLPSIVIGWGQGLGPVAKGSARSVRGVNIGDAISAAAKEGVILSGGGHAMAGGLSLEPEQLESLKTWMQSHMSEFREERAAARELTIDAFLAPAQVTPETFDLIQTIGPFGQGAPEPVFALRDVEITHTRPIGENHLKLTVEDAGARVEALVWRCIGTPLGDALLQRGRVHLAGRLKDNVWYGRRTAQLDVIDAASAR; this is encoded by the coding sequence ATGACGGCTACAGCTTTTTCTGTCCCTGACTCCTATGGTGCTCGATACTGGACGTTGAGTGCGCCGGACGAGGTACGCGTGCGTGCTCTGACACCGCAATTGAACGGCAATGATCTGCTCGCACGCTTACTGGCGCCGCGCGAGGTCGACCCGGAAGCGGTCGATCTCTTCCTCAACCCGACCCTGCGCGCATTATTCCCAGACCCGGACAGCTTTCAGGACATGGTGAAAGCGGCGGCGTTGACCTTGGACGCGATCACGGCCGGAAAGCGTGTCACCGTGTTCGCCGATTATGATGTCGATGGAGGCACCAGCTCTGCCATTCTAGCCCGTTATTTCCGCGCTTGGGGGCAGGAGATCGGGCTCTATGTCCCGGATCGTCTGACGGAAGGATATGGCCCCAGTCCGGCAGCGTTCAGACACTTGAAAGAGCAGGGCGCCGACCTCGTTATCACGGTCGATTGCGGCGCGGCCGCGACCGATGCGCTGGCGGAAGCGGTGGCGATCGATCTGCCGGTCATTGTCATCGATCACCACCTGATGGGCGCGCAGCCGCCGGAATGTGCTGCCCTGGTCAATCCGAACCGTGCCGATGATACCAGCGGGCAGGGGCATCTCGCGGCCGCTGGCGTGGTCTATGTCTTCGCTGCTGCGCTCAACAAGCTGGCGCGCGAGCGTGGGATCGCGCCGCCAGGAGGCTTGCCTGACATCTTGAATTGGCTCGATCTCTGCGCCCTTGGCACGCTGTGCGATATGTCACCCCTACGCGGCGCCAATCGGGCTTTTGTGAAGCAAGGATTGAAGATCCTTGCCCGAGGGCAAAACCCGGGTCTGCGCGCGCTTGCCGACATTGCCGGCATTGGTCAGATTGAGAGCGTCTATCACGCAACCTTTGTGCTCGGCCCGCGCCTGAATGCGGGGGGGCGTGTGGGCGACCCCTGGCTTGCCGCAAAACTTCTCGCCACCGATGATCGCGCCGAGGCGATCGCCTTGGCTGAACGCCTTCACGCTCACAATGACGAGCGCAAAGCCGTCGAATCCGCGATCCTCGAGCAAGCCTCTGTCGAGGCGCAGAAACAGATCGATGCCAATCCGGACACGGGCATTCTGATCGCGGCGGGAGAAGGGTGGCATCCGGGTGTGATCGGGATTGTCGCCGGACGCTTGAAAGACCGGTTTCATCTGCCCAGCATCGTCATCGGTTGGGGGCAGGGCCTTGGCCCGGTCGCGAAAGGATCTGCCCGATCCGTGCGCGGTGTGAATATTGGCGATGCAATCTCCGCGGCGGCCAAGGAGGGTGTCATTCTTTCGGGTGGCGGCCATGCCATGGCCGGAGGGCTCAGCCTGGAGCCAGAGCAGCTGGAAAGTCTGAAAACCTGGATGCAGAGCCACATGTCCGAGTTTCGGGAAGAACGCGCCGCCGCGCGGGAGCTGACCATAGATGCTTTTCTCGCGCCCGCTCAGGTGACGCCCGAGACATTTGATCTGATCCAGACGATTGGGCCCTTTGGCCAAGGGGCCCCGGAACCGGTGTTTGCGCTCCGCGATGTCGAGATCACACATACCCGTCCGATTGGCGAGAACCATCTGAAACTGACGGTAGAGGATGCCGGTGCCCGGGTCGAAGCTCTGGTCTGGCGATGTATAGGCACCCCACTAGGCGACGCGTTGCTGCAACGTGGCCGGGTTCATCTGGCCGGTCGATTGAAAGACAATGTCTGGTATGGCCGCCGCACGGCCCAGCTGGATGTCATTGATGCGGCATCAGCGCGCTAA
- a CDS encoding DUF2785 domain-containing protein has translation MLKPLLIATCLSLTTACAHASPDAQVAQVCSFATQDRSDLDAWRAADFETNTPDETATELAACLGRADPFLRDRVGYEGLTTLLRSGTVSEATRRALIASLSDAVKSEDSDGFLAPFAALGLAELARTDRVEAFLSEPERAALASTAATYLTQVADYRAFSDDEGWRHGIAHGADFAMQLALNPNLSADSLVDLRDAIKTQIAPASGYAYTHGESGRLARPILFMASRGTLSAEDWHTWFEALRDPAPMESWGDAFGSERGLARLHNVKAFAQALYINASLSQNPNLAPIADGALELLKTLP, from the coding sequence ATGCTTAAACCCCTTCTGATCGCCACATGCCTATCGCTCACCACCGCTTGTGCTCACGCATCGCCAGACGCACAGGTTGCGCAGGTCTGCTCATTCGCGACCCAGGACCGGTCTGACTTGGATGCCTGGCGCGCAGCTGACTTTGAGACGAACACACCAGACGAAACAGCCACCGAACTCGCGGCGTGTTTAGGTCGGGCCGACCCGTTCTTGCGCGACAGAGTAGGCTATGAAGGCCTGACCACTCTTCTCCGCTCTGGTACGGTCTCGGAAGCGACGCGGCGAGCGTTGATCGCTTCCCTTTCCGATGCAGTGAAGAGTGAAGACTCTGACGGATTTCTCGCCCCGTTCGCCGCGCTCGGGCTGGCCGAGCTTGCCCGGACAGATCGAGTGGAAGCTTTTTTGAGTGAACCCGAACGCGCCGCGCTGGCAAGCACGGCCGCGACCTATCTCACTCAGGTTGCCGATTATCGCGCCTTTTCAGATGATGAAGGGTGGCGGCACGGAATTGCTCACGGCGCGGATTTCGCCATGCAATTGGCGCTCAATCCGAACCTGTCTGCAGACTCGTTGGTGGACCTTCGCGACGCCATCAAAACACAAATCGCGCCCGCCAGCGGCTATGCTTATACCCATGGTGAATCCGGACGCCTGGCGCGTCCAATCCTGTTCATGGCGTCTCGTGGAACATTGTCAGCCGAAGACTGGCACACCTGGTTCGAAGCGCTTCGTGATCCCGCACCGATGGAGAGCTGGGGCGACGCCTTCGGGTCGGAGCGCGGCCTCGCCCGCCTGCACAATGTCAAAGCGTTTGCCCAGGCACTCTACATCAATGCGAGCCTGAGCCAGAACCCGAATCTGGCGCCGATTGCCGATGGCGCTCTCGAACTGTTGAAGACTCTGCCTTAG